From a region of the Candidatus Gracilibacteria bacterium genome:
- a CDS encoding ATP-grasp domain-containing protein, which translates to MLKNIAILTGGPGYEREIALKSSKLFEKYININFKTFIFPEELDLFLHQRSEFDGVIPVFHGEWGEDGKIFAMLDILGMKYPFSSCEVHSFCLNKFLSNNLLSGMGIHTGKQFLIDEGEQMKYSPKQILENNSKRIADIGYPFIMKPTHGGSSFYTYKIHDEGEFLEKSLECFGTIADSFLIQEFILGEEYSVSIVGGKALPHIMKVQKEKSEIFNYANKYEEDIERFPELEQGLRNNLSSQAEKIFSTLWCRTVSRVDFIVRDSVPYFLEINTIPGMTEVSILPKAWKLSGKSLDEFVEFIVSEIK; encoded by the coding sequence ATGTTAAAAAATATTGCTATACTTACTTGAGGTCCTTGATATGAAAGAGAAATCGCACTAAAAAGTTCGAAACTTTTTGAAAAATATATCAATATAAACTTCAAAACTTTTATTTTTCCAGAAGAACTCGATTTATTTTTACATCAAAGAAGTGAATTTGATTGAGTAATTCCAGTATTTCATTGAGAATGGTGAGAAGATGGTAAGATATTTGCTATGCTTGATATCCTCTGAATGAAATATCCATTTTCAAGCTGCGAAGTTCACTCATTTTGTCTCAATAAATTTCTAAGCAATAATCTACTTTCTTGAATGTGAATACATACTTGAAAACAATTTTTGATAGATGAAGGAGAACAAATGAAATATTCTCCAAAGCAAATACTAGAGAATAATAGTAAAAGAATTGCTGACATTTGATACCCATTCATAATGAAACCAACTCATTGAGGGAGTAGTTTTTATACATATAAAATTCATGACGAAGGAGAATTTTTAGAGAAATCTCTAGAGTGTTTTTGAACTATAGCAGATTCGTTTCTTATTCAAGAGTTTATTCTTTGAGAGGAATATAGTGTATCTATAGTGTGATGAAAAGCTCTCCCACATATAATGAAAGTTCAAAAAGAAAAATCAGAAATATTTAATTATGCCAACAAATATGAAGAAGACATTGAAAGATTTCCTGAATTAGAACAATGACTTAGAAATAATCTGTCAAGCCAAGCAGAAAAAATATTCTCAACTCTGTGGTGTAGAACAGTATCAAGGGTAGATTTTATAGTTCGAGATAGTGTTCCTTACTTTCTTGAGATAAATACTATTCCTGGTATGACAGAAGTATCCATACTCCCTAAAGCTTGGAAACTCTCATGAAAATCTTTAGACGAATTCGTAGAATTTATTGTTTCAGAAATAAAATAA
- the grxD gene encoding Grx4 family monothiol glutaredoxin, with translation MLTPELNQQIKDIIGSYRVVLFMKGSPEAPACGFSASAVAMLIDTDIYFESFDVYTNEIVRQGLKEFSSWPTFPQLYIDNELIGGIDILSEMQECGELEELKKTKNL, from the coding sequence ATGTTAACACCGGAATTAAACCAACAAATAAAAGATATAATCTGAAGTTATAGAGTTGTATTATTTATGAAGGGAAGTCCAGAAGCTCCTGCTTGCTGATTTTCGGCAAGTGCCGTCGCAATGCTTATTGATACAGATATCTATTTTGAAAGTTTTGATGTTTATACTAATGAAATAGTAAGACAATGACTCAAAGAATTTAGTTCTTGGCCCACTTTTCCACAACTATATATAGATAATGAGCTTATTGGCTGAATCGATATACTATCAGAAATGCAGGAGTGCTGAGAACTTGAGGAATTAAAGAAAACTAAAAATTTATAA
- the ppk2 gene encoding polyphosphate kinase 2, whose product MEEGEEKLELVDVIKKIEQKYRSINKIKEDKRDKYKEVAIKKKTISYEKEIMKMQLELVKLQRHIQETGQKVLIIFEGRDAAGKGGNIKRFMEYLNPRSSKVVALQKPTEQERTQWYFQRYVQNLPMGGEMVFFDRSWYNRAGVEPVMGFVNKNNYEKFMHDVPKFEEMLIDSGIKVIKLYYSVSKSEQADRFEERRRNPLKQYKLSPIDQFSQQLWKKYTLAEYHNFKNTHNDKSPWTIINSDDKKASRINSIKYVLSLFDYPEKITSKELEYDDNVIMTAEQKIRSLKDEIEKGADLFGEK is encoded by the coding sequence ATGGAAGAAGGTGAAGAAAAACTAGAATTGGTTGATGTTATAAAAAAAATAGAACAAAAATACAGAAGCATTAATAAAATTAAAGAAGACAAAAGAGATAAATATAAAGAAGTCGCAATTAAAAAGAAAACAATTTCTTATGAAAAAGAAATAATGAAAATGCAGCTTGAACTTGTGAAACTTCAAAGACATATTCAGGAAACTGGTCAAAAAGTTCTCATAATATTTGAAGGAAGAGATGCAGCAGGGAAGGGAGGAAATATTAAGAGATTTATGGAATATTTAAATCCTCGAAGCTCTAAAGTAGTAGCACTCCAAAAACCAACAGAACAAGAACGAACTCAGTGGTATTTTCAAAGATATGTTCAAAATCTTCCTATGTGAGGTGAAATGGTATTTTTTGATAGGTCATGGTACAATCGGGCTGGAGTGGAACCAGTTATGGGGTTTGTAAATAAAAATAATTATGAAAAATTTATGCATGATGTGCCTAAATTTGAAGAAATGCTTATTGATTCTGGTATAAAAGTTATCAAATTATATTACTCTGTTTCTAAATCAGAACAGGCTGATCGTTTTGAGGAAAGAAGAAGAAATCCTTTGAAACAATACAAACTTTCTCCAATCGACCAATTTTCTCAACAACTTTGGAAGAAATATACGCTTGCAGAGTATCATAACTTTAAAAACACACACAACGATAAATCACCTTGGACGATTATTAATTCTGATGATAAAAAAGCATCTAGAATTAATTCCATCAAGTATGTACTTTCACTTTTTGATTATCCAGAAAAGATTACATCTAAAGAACTTGAATATGATGACAATGTTATTATGACTGCAGAACAAAAAATAAGAAGCCTCAAAGACGAAATAGAAAAAGGAGCAGATTTATTCTGAGAAAAATAA
- a CDS encoding mechanosensitive ion channel has translation MNTFNNYMSRIPQSFIADLGDFAIALLIIIIGWFAAKLLASIVRKGIIKIDFFENFFNSMGVKTNIHKIADIAGIITFVIVFAYVLVAFFQYINLPAISEPINNFANSIPQYVGVLALVIFTWLASSLTRMFILKLGQENNVDSKVGNGTTKSLANAGYGFVILFFLPAILAGLGLSDIVGPVNNIIGQITSYIPNVIAAVIIIVIGLFVAKLVKQIVTSILQATKIDTFTARLGLKDVSLSQVAGILAYIVIIIPVAISAINRLGIESISSPSQRMLEESILLIPNIVGALMLLTLAFVAGKFISSMLEDILKNMGFDTFLQKAGIPLKSNVSLSKIISTGAFVLLMLFAISEAGNLLGLEVISQLVQDFIEFATLVLGGIATIIIGLIISSVAYDAVMSTSHSNKTVASLVKYAIILLSVAIGLQQMGIADTVITNVFTLVFGAAAVAAALAFGIGGREVAGKQLEKWVSNNKDL, from the coding sequence ATGAATACTTTCAACAATTACATGTCTCGAATACCACAATCTTTTATTGCTGATTTATGAGACTTTGCTATTGCTCTCCTTATAATCATAATTTGATGGTTTGCTGCTAAACTTTTAGCATCAATAGTAAGAAAATGAATAATTAAAATAGATTTTTTTGAAAACTTTTTCAACTCAATGGGTGTAAAAACGAATATTCATAAAATAGCTGATATTGCTTGAATTATTACTTTTGTTATAGTTTTTGCATATGTACTTGTAGCTTTTTTCCAATATATAAACCTCCCAGCTATATCTGAACCAATAAATAATTTTGCTAATTCTATACCACAATATGTAGGGGTATTAGCACTTGTTATATTTACTTGGCTCGCATCTTCTCTTACGAGAATGTTTATATTGAAGCTTGGGCAAGAAAATAATGTAGATTCAAAAGTTTGAAATGGTACTACAAAATCACTAGCAAATGCTGGATATGGATTTGTAATATTATTTTTTCTTCCAGCTATTCTTGCCGGACTAGGACTTTCTGATATAGTATGACCTGTAAATAATATTATTGGTCAAATAACATCATATATTCCTAATGTTATTGCTGCAGTTATTATAATAGTTATCGGATTATTCGTTGCAAAACTTGTAAAACAAATTGTAACTTCAATTTTGCAGGCAACTAAAATCGACACATTTACAGCGAGACTTGGACTCAAGGATGTATCGCTCTCTCAAGTTGCTTGAATTCTCGCTTACATAGTTATTATTATACCTGTAGCTATTTCAGCTATAAATAGACTCGGAATTGAATCAATCTCTTCTCCTTCTCAAAGAATGCTAGAAGAAAGTATATTACTTATACCTAATATAGTAGGAGCACTCATGTTACTCACTCTTGCATTTGTTGCTTGAAAATTTATAAGCTCAATGCTAGAAGATATACTTAAAAATATGGGTTTTGATACTTTTTTACAAAAAGCTTGAATTCCACTTAAATCAAATGTCTCTCTTTCAAAAATTATTTCAACTTGAGCATTTGTACTGTTAATGTTATTTGCAATTTCTGAAGCTTGAAACTTACTTGGTCTAGAAGTTATTTCACAACTTGTTCAAGATTTCATAGAATTTGCCACTCTAGTACTATGAGGTATTGCAACTATTATTATAGGACTCATTATATCTAGTGTTGCTTATGACGCGGTTATGAGTACATCTCATTCAAATAAGACGGTAGCGAGTCTTGTTAAATATGCAATCATACTATTATCTGTAGCAATTGGTCTTCAACAAATGGGAATCGCTGACACAGTAATTACAAATGTATTTACTCTTGTATTTGGTGCTGCTGCTGTTGCTGCTGCTCTCGCATTTGGTATAGGAGGACGAGAAGTTGCTGGAAAACAACTCGAAAAATGGGTTTCTAATAATAAAGATTTATAG
- a CDS encoding ArsB/NhaD family transporter, giving the protein MKEFCQKFGFLQKILGVGIIGISYLPQVSAATEIAATAEHATTAFSIASGIFMTLVMFLVITLVATEKVHRTLVVFFIAASLLFLNYTFGSFIPALQFLDLDRAFASIDGEVIALLVSMMMIVGVLSQTRVFEWLAVKLFEVSKGNIHLLFFSFFVITAVLSAFLDNVTTIFLIVPVAISISKIFEINPVRFVIPMIIASNLGGAATLIGDPPNIMIGSYANLSFNQFIANLGFPIIVISSIISITLYLFMRKELNQVKKIDDFQKTLKEMKATYKIRHRKLLIASLLVLALVIIFFFLHGYFHMPAAVPAIMGAAFLMLIRDRLIRRKFGRGHQSKEMMEMRIHETFSRDVEWLVIGFFVFLFMIVGAVEHTGLLDLVALQIQDRFGDNLLICALAILWISAIFSAFLDNIPFTAVMLPVVANLIAFYTGQGIDATFLWWALAFGACLGGNGTLIGASANLVAAGLLEKEKYHLSFVEYLKLGFPLMLLQVFLASFAIYFMWLAL; this is encoded by the coding sequence ATGAAAGAATTCTGTCAGAAATTTTGATTTCTACAAAAGATCTTGTGAGTGTGAATTATTTGAATTTCATATCTTCCTCAAGTCTCAGCTGCAACAGAAATTGCTGCGACTGCAGAGCATGCAACAACAGCATTTAGTATTGCATCTGGAATATTTATGACACTTGTCATGTTTCTTGTAATAACACTCGTTGCTACTGAAAAAGTACATAGAACCCTGGTAGTATTTTTTATAGCTGCTTCGCTCCTATTTTTAAATTATACCTTTGGAAGTTTTATTCCAGCTTTACAATTTTTGGACTTAGATAGAGCATTTGCCAGTATTGATGGAGAAGTAATAGCACTCCTTGTATCGATGATGATGATAGTTTGAGTACTCTCACAAACTCGTGTATTTGAATGGCTTGCAGTGAAACTCTTTGAAGTTTCAAAGTGAAATATTCATTTACTGTTTTTTTCATTCTTCGTTATAACGGCTGTTCTATCTGCATTTCTAGATAATGTTACTACAATTTTTCTTATTGTTCCTGTAGCTATATCAATATCTAAGATATTTGAAATTAATCCAGTGAGATTTGTAATCCCTATGATTATTGCTTCAAATCTCTGAGGTGCAGCAACCCTTATTGGTGATCCACCAAATATCATGATTGGGAGTTATGCTAATCTCTCTTTCAATCAGTTTATTGCAAATCTATGATTTCCTATTATTGTGATATCTTCAATTATCTCAATTACACTCTATCTCTTTATGAGAAAAGAGTTGAATCAAGTTAAAAAGATTGATGATTTTCAAAAAACACTCAAAGAAATGAAAGCGACGTATAAAATACGTCATAGAAAACTTCTCATTGCATCATTGCTTGTACTAGCTCTTGTAATTATATTCTTCTTCTTGCATGGATACTTTCATATGCCAGCTGCCGTTCCTGCTATTATGTGAGCTGCATTTCTCATGTTGATTCGTGATAGACTTATTAGAAGAAAATTTGGACGAGGTCATCAAAGTAAAGAAATGATGGAAATGAGGATTCATGAAACATTCTCTCGAGATGTAGAGTGGCTCGTTATCTGATTTTTTGTATTTCTATTTATGATTGTTGGTGCTGTAGAGCATACAGGTCTACTTGATTTAGTAGCGCTTCAAATACAAGATAGATTTGGAGATAATCTCCTGATTTGTGCTTTAGCAATATTATGGATATCAGCAATATTCTCAGCATTTCTTGATAATATTCCTTTTACAGCTGTAATGTTGCCAGTAGTTGCGAATCTTATAGCCTTTTATACAGGGCAGGGAATCGACGCAACATTCTTATGGTGGGCTCTTGCATTTGGTGCATGTCTTGGAGGGAATGGTACACTCATAGGTGCGTCAGCAAATCTCGTTGCTGCATGACTTCTTGAAAAAGAAAAATATCATCTTTCTTTTGTAGAATACCTTAAATTAGGTTTTCCTCTTATGTTATTACAAGTATTTTTAGCTTCATTCGCAATTTACTTTATGTGGCTTGCATTGTAG
- a CDS encoding UvrD-helicase domain-containing protein gives MQLNPIQHQAMVCVTGPLLIIAGAGSGKTATLTQRIAYMISECGIRPSSILALTFTNKAAGEMKERTGKTIGAEYHPYMLKNRHLPYIGTFHSFGIYVLKEILSHNFTHYQQVSESIGLKENFIIYDESDKISVMKDIIKNEMGLIEKEYPARQIAHYISDAKNKSLDSRGYKNQADGMLAEVVGSVFERYEKRLQANNAMDFDDILSKLLQAFHLKIVLDIFHERYEYIMVDEYQDTNLIQYEIVALLALKHKNLAVVGDDWQSIYSWRGADMRNIIHFNKDYPSATVVKLEQNYRSTKNIINAANVVIKNNKEALDKELWTENNEGTKIQYLEAYDDKGEANWIATNIKDYNDEDIENKLSDNLILYRTNAQSRGIEEGLLKKNIPYIVVGGLKFYERKEIKDILSYLRIIHNPNEPVAFGRIVNTPTRGVGAKSAEIVHNYRNDYSISYLQVLENIEEIDELRPAAKSSLSEFYSVLQSLISQSNTLKLSTLVGEVIERIRYKDYLKTQFSGDELDSKLENLTELQNVASEYDGLDPRESLSMFLEEVALISDLDKTTEPEDRVTLMTIHSSKGLEQKRVFVTGLEDGIFPHSRTHSNMRELEEERRLMYVAMTRAKQELFLTRAKERLYFGDYVRNPESRFILEIPAENIESIELGGGFSFDTSNSFSGADYESTMRVAKKVVKQNNVSDFKAGQRVYHHKFGEGRIESLVGELAELRFSSGIKKMNIRIAPVKLIADE, from the coding sequence ATGCAGCTAAATCCCATTCAACATCAAGCAATGGTGTGTGTTACTTGACCACTTCTTATAATTGCTTGAGCTGGTTCTGGTAAAACAGCAACTCTAACTCAACGTATTGCTTATATGATATCAGAGTGTGGAATCAGACCATCTTCAATCCTAGCTCTCACTTTCACCAATAAAGCTGCTTGAGAGATGAAAGAAAGAACATGAAAAACTATTTGAGCTGAATATCATCCATATATGCTTAAAAATAGACACCTTCCATACATTGGGACCTTTCATAGTTTTTGAATATATGTTTTAAAAGAAATTTTGTCTCATAATTTCACTCATTACCAACAAGTTAGTGAATCAATATGACTCAAAGAAAACTTCATAATATATGATGAATCAGATAAAATATCTGTTATGAAAGACATTATAAAAAATGAAATGGGACTTATAGAAAAGGAGTACCCAGCTCGACAAATAGCTCATTATATATCAGATGCAAAAAATAAATCGCTTGATTCTAGGTGATACAAAAATCAAGCTGATGGTATGCTTGCAGAAGTAGTAGGGAGTGTATTTGAGAGATATGAAAAACGTCTTCAAGCCAACAATGCTATGGATTTTGATGATATACTTTCTAAGTTACTTCAAGCCTTTCACCTTAAAATAGTTTTAGATATCTTTCATGAACGCTATGAATATATTATGGTAGATGAGTATCAAGATACGAATTTGATTCAGTATGAAATAGTTGCATTATTAGCACTTAAACATAAGAACCTTGCAGTTGTAGGAGATGACTGGCAATCTATCTATTCATGGAGAGGAGCAGATATGCGAAACATTATTCACTTTAACAAAGACTATCCAAGTGCTACAGTCGTGAAATTAGAGCAAAATTATAGATCAACAAAAAACATTATAAATGCTGCAAATGTTGTCATAAAAAACAATAAAGAAGCACTTGATAAAGAACTCTGGACTGAAAATAACGAAGGAACGAAGATTCAATACTTAGAAGCATATGATGATAAGTGAGAGGCAAATTGGATAGCTACAAATATTAAGGATTATAATGATGAAGATATTGAAAATAAACTGAGTGATAATCTTATTTTATATAGAACCAATGCTCAGTCACGTGGAATAGAGGAGTGACTTCTTAAAAAAAATATACCATATATTGTAGTTGGATGACTTAAGTTTTATGAGCGAAAAGAAATTAAGGATATTTTGTCATACCTCAGGATTATACATAATCCAAATGAACCTGTTGCTTTTTGACGTATTGTAAATACTCCAACAAGATGAGTTTGAGCTAAGTCTGCAGAAATTGTTCATAACTACAGAAATGATTATTCGATTAGTTATCTACAAGTTCTTGAAAATATAGAAGAAATAGATGAGCTCAGACCTGCTGCTAAGAGCTCATTATCAGAATTTTATTCAGTACTACAATCGCTTATTTCTCAAAGTAACACTCTCAAACTTTCTACTCTTGTATGAGAAGTAATTGAAAGAATTAGATACAAAGATTATTTAAAAACTCAGTTTTCATGAGATGAGCTGGATTCAAAGCTTGAGAATTTAACAGAGTTACAAAATGTTGCGAGTGAATATGATGGCCTTGATCCGAGAGAGTCGTTGTCTATGTTTCTAGAGGAGGTAGCACTTATTAGTGATCTTGATAAAACGACGGAACCAGAGGATAGAGTTACTTTGATGACTATTCATAGCTCAAAATGACTCGAGCAAAAAAGAGTGTTTGTAACAGGGCTTGAGGATGGAATATTTCCACATTCAAGGACTCACTCAAACATGCGTGAACTTGAGGAGGAACGAAGACTTATGTATGTTGCGATGACTCGAGCGAAACAGGAACTTTTTTTAACCAGAGCAAAAGAAAGATTATATTTCTGAGATTATGTTAGAAATCCTGAAAGTAGATTTATTTTAGAGATACCTGCTGAAAATATTGAATCTATAGAACTGTGAGGATGATTTAGTTTTGATACATCAAACTCTTTTTCTTGAGCTGATTATGAGTCAACGATGCGAGTTGCGAAAAAAGTAGTAAAACAAAATAATGTTTCCGACTTCAAGGCTGGACAACGAGTCTATCATCATAAGTTTGGAGAGGGGAGAATAGAGTCTTTAGTATGAGAATTAGCTGAACTACGATTCTCTTCTTGAATTAAAAAAATGAACATCAGAATAGCTCCAGTTAAGCTTATTGCTGACGAATAA
- a CDS encoding BolA family transcriptional regulator has protein sequence MVLEIHKALNKSFGESVMVDFKDEKNDGKHFYLDITSDLFQGLSRIEQSKLVYDCLDPFMKSGYIHALRMKCRVQNK, from the coding sequence ATGGTTCTAGAAATACATAAGGCACTAAATAAAAGTTTTTGAGAATCTGTTATGGTAGATTTTAAGGATGAAAAAAATGATTGAAAACATTTTTACTTAGATATCACTTCTGATTTATTCCAATGACTAAGTAGAATTGAACAATCTAAACTTGTATATGATTGTCTCGACCCATTTATGAAAAGTTGATACATTCATGCACTGAGGATGAAATGTAGAGTTCAAAATAAATAA
- a CDS encoding ATP-dependent helicase translates to MKYFFAYTIVDTKTFELNYGKLNPEQQDAVNTLDGPVMVIAGPGTGKTQIIGMRTANIILKSGVHPENIMITTFTEAGVIAIRERLISMIGSDAYKVYVSTVHSFAQDVIKSFPEKFTVEKLDTPIDDIESLELISDIVGSLLSEQKLQYLMSYGDPLFYVRAIKNALNNLKREGVSVTKFKLKIKEETEKSLAWLEEKRNNKRIKKIEKYEAEHEQKIGKLTELATIFEIYNAKLRDQHLYDFNDMINFVLEKFREDDELRTYYAEVYQYIMLDEYQDTNNPQNEIVDLILSVSETPNIMVVGDDDQSIYRFQGANIENMLEFTTKYQNSKIIILDKNYRSQQGILNAAENLIENNSERLINKIPGLSKKLDSQTGGVREVPSICITKDDIDEKLSVVERVLSLLRSGIQASEIAIIVRSNKEVITYGDILKEHEIAVTSKLESNILESDYVKSIFTFFKVLSDPYSYETDFLNLLRSSLIDIDGMDILKINTYLYRQNYSKRGHTKLKLFDVLSDSAALQFIGVQGGHKIHEFISKYVEAQEQFSRRNFILALSWFLSEFKILDTVQSQGNFQDLQDVYSLFHTIKSWAGINNNISLRSIINKYELYFKYGYRINRTTSLGDDSGVQVLTAHSSKGLEYEYVFIPGLYTGNWDTKSNRELIPLPSGIAGNGFQATQEDILSDAELKNHNKERQMQEDRRLFFVALTRAKKQLYLSFPSSILGSVKLISPFLGEIGDSIAVDFVSTQDEKSNEMIQEMLQESKLIKHNNEEINFIQEFFLRYKLSVSDLNTFLISPKDFLYRSVFKYPFEENENSIFGTMYHRTLELFYKKIQDTGEVQEYEYLEYVFLRQLEKEYLTFEEFQRLKSRGLESLKGYYETYNGTFVAPLKTEYKFSRKNIFFETIPLTGIIDKIELLSEDFTGNDSGSALFSQNIKLTDYKTGSVKYIGEIKGVNKDGKKDEGFERGRYGRQLMFYKLLFENDSELSSQYNLCELELDFCEGKKGNYKRVSVEVNEDEYAEFKSLIKETYSKMIDIGFWKDFLNLK, encoded by the coding sequence ATGAAATACTTTTTTGCTTATACAATTGTGGATACAAAAACCTTTGAACTAAACTACTGAAAACTCAATCCAGAGCAACAAGATGCAGTGAATACACTTGATGGACCAGTCATGGTTATAGCGTGACCTGGAACAGGGAAGACCCAGATTATTGGGATGCGTACTGCAAATATTATTCTAAAGTCTTGAGTACATCCAGAAAACATCATGATTACGACTTTTACAGAAGCGTGAGTGATAGCTATTCGAGAGCGACTTATCTCAATGATTTGAAGTGACGCGTATAAGGTGTATGTTTCAACGGTTCACAGCTTCGCTCAGGATGTTATAAAAAGTTTCCCTGAAAAGTTTACAGTAGAAAAACTTGATACCCCAATAGATGACATAGAGAGTTTAGAGCTCATTTCTGATATAGTTGGATCACTCCTCTCTGAGCAAAAGCTACAGTATTTGATGAGTTATGGAGATCCATTGTTTTATGTGCGGGCTATAAAAAATGCACTCAATAATCTCAAACGTGAATGAGTGAGTGTTACAAAATTTAAGCTAAAAATAAAAGAAGAAACAGAAAAATCACTTGCTTGGTTGGAAGAAAAACGAAATAATAAAAGAATTAAAAAAATAGAAAAATATGAAGCTGAACATGAGCAAAAGATAGGGAAGCTTACGGAACTTGCGACAATTTTTGAAATATATAATGCAAAACTTAGGGATCAACATCTCTATGATTTTAATGATATGATTAATTTTGTCCTTGAAAAGTTTAGAGAAGATGATGAATTACGAACATATTATGCTGAAGTGTATCAATATATTATGTTAGATGAGTATCAAGATACAAATAACCCGCAAAATGAAATAGTGGATTTAATACTTTCAGTATCAGAGACTCCAAATATCATGGTGGTTGGAGATGATGATCAGTCTATTTACAGGTTTCAAGGAGCAAATATAGAAAATATGCTTGAGTTTACTACAAAATATCAAAACTCTAAGATTATTATTTTAGACAAAAACTACAGATCTCAACAATGAATACTTAATGCTGCAGAAAATCTTATAGAAAATAATTCTGAGAGACTCATAAACAAAATCCCAGGTCTCAGTAAAAAATTAGATTCACAAACTTGATGAGTCAGAGAAGTTCCAAGTATATGTATTACTAAAGACGATATAGATGAAAAACTCTCTGTTGTTGAAAGAGTTTTGTCACTCTTACGTTCTTGAATTCAAGCAAGTGAAATTGCTATCATTGTACGTTCTAACAAAGAAGTCATAACTTATGGTGATATACTTAAAGAACATGAAATTGCTGTTACATCTAAACTTGAAAGCAATATTCTTGAGTCAGATTATGTAAAATCGATTTTTACATTTTTTAAGGTACTATCAGATCCTTATAGTTATGAGACAGATTTTCTAAATCTCCTAAGATCAAGTCTAATTGATATAGATGGAATGGATATACTTAAAATAAATACGTATCTCTACAGACAAAATTATTCTAAAAGAGGTCACACAAAACTCAAGCTATTTGATGTACTTTCAGACTCAGCTGCTTTGCAATTTATTTGAGTACAATGAGGACATAAAATTCATGAATTCATATCAAAATATGTAGAGGCACAAGAACAGTTTTCACGTCGAAATTTTATTTTAGCACTTTCATGGTTTTTATCAGAATTCAAAATTCTTGATACCGTGCAATCTCAGTGAAATTTTCAAGATCTACAAGATGTATATTCACTTTTTCACACGATTAAATCTTGGGCTTGAATTAATAATAATATTTCCTTGAGATCAATCATTAATAAATATGAATTATATTTTAAGTATGGGTACAGAATAAATAGAACGACCTCGCTATGAGATGATAGCTGAGTACAAGTTCTCACTGCTCACAGTTCTAAATGACTTGAATATGAGTATGTGTTCATTCCAGGCTTATATACTTGAAACTGGGATACTAAATCAAACAGAGAGCTCATACCACTTCCTTCAGGTATTGCCTGAAATGGTTTTCAAGCTACCCAAGAGGATATTCTGAGTGACGCTGAACTAAAAAATCATAATAAAGAACGGCAAATGCAAGAGGATAGACGGCTCTTTTTTGTTGCACTCACGAGAGCAAAAAAACAATTATATTTAAGTTTCCCCAGTTCAATACTTTGAAGTGTAAAACTCATATCACCATTTTTATGAGAAATCTGAGATAGTATTGCAGTAGATTTTGTATCTACACAAGACGAGAAATCAAATGAAATGATTCAAGAAATGTTACAAGAGTCCAAGCTTATTAAGCACAATAATGAGGAAATTAATTTTATACAAGAGTTTTTCTTACGCTACAAGCTGTCAGTGAGTGACCTCAACACATTTTTAATAAGTCCTAAAGATTTTTTGTATAGGTCAGTATTCAAATATCCATTTGAAGAAAATGAAAACTCTATTTTTGGGACTATGTACCATAGAACATTAGAACTTTTTTACAAAAAAATACAAGACACATGAGAAGTCCAAGAGTATGAATATTTAGAATATGTATTTTTGCGTCAACTAGAAAAAGAATACCTTACTTTTGAAGAGTTCCAGAGACTGAAATCAAGGTGACTTGAGTCTCTCAAGTGATATTATGAAACATATAACGGTACTTTTGTAGCACCTTTAAAGACTGAATATAAGTTCTCTAGAAAAAATATATTTTTTGAGACTATCCCATTAACTTGAATCATTGATAAAATAGAGCTTCTAAGCGAGGATTTTACTGGAAATGATTCGTGAAGTGCTTTATTTTCTCAAAATATTAAGCTCACAGATTACAAAACATGATCTGTGAAATATATTTGAGAAATAAAGTGAGTAAACAAAGATTGAAAAAAAGATGAATGATTTGAAAGAGGGAGATACTGACGACAACTCATGTTTTATAAGCTATTATTTGAAAATGATTCAGAGTTATCTTCTCAGTACAACTTATGTGAGCTAGAGCTCGATTTTTGTGAATGAAAAAAATGAAATTATAAAAGGGTCAGTGTTGAAGTGAACGAAGATGAATACGCTGAGTTTAAATCTCTCATAAAAGAAACCTACTCTAAAATGATAGATATAGGTTTTTGGAAAGATTTTTTAAACTTAAAATAG